One Manihot esculenta cultivar AM560-2 chromosome 18, M.esculenta_v8, whole genome shotgun sequence genomic window carries:
- the LOC110606470 gene encoding uncharacterized protein At1g21580 isoform X1 has translation MDPRSPYIHHTRYVPRHPQPPPPAPPQPQPQPQPQPQSHPHPDHPFPNNPNVYAPHHSSLLTAPPPLRPQPRPPPPQPSYHSLPAPPQFNPHNSQFSYNPNSFNSNHPRSHPDVHNFPQSPRFMHHKPFDDDLPRRLPDYIRDDRPDLWDSPRFLPDRWPSRPYPPANLEADSYRRPLDNQPMSPVKIRRELEGNSRFVGEHKQREEHILGRGDDNYHRRGQFGSTSNRSSRDFRMVSNQMNHSSPGDNLRGLPYDDGMDENQRWVHDREVNEDAHFSFIERGSNEIGDAAGIRVAAGKREHYRCREVNAQLERHSSKGSREDNYEFSRISRKPPQKKSVLLRIQKPNYRNREDERLHYLGYLDDNKYSSFRGKEQNMYQNHDMEEQVREGSPVELDVSFKSNSLVAKAIATPSSAGVSDLHVTPRNEKVRKVLILNKDSSGSSAIKPSAGTGKLENAALATTSSSDKDLLQPKVEAAASGIGNVHDSSSLPGSSGTITSVENSKLETSTKSSVSNKGGTNVISGKTSSLKVAKKKKIVKRVVKKVVNPLSSSSSQPTTKCDGSLTADGFAYGLPASSEPEKSVAEASVDIVIPQPHSNETIMMPDTENDRVERFAKIMVSDNDTITDSGGLCVPNIKRKRSHSSSPLGSSGRKESKINEKMANGNSANYLHVSSTDKDFGKLLDGTASSDIDSLEPASKQLCLDADSLLLENNAASGSPKDLEMKTHSAKGNTDFGFLSSEEIKIHEGPASSCNTTLGCESDSGLISDGVTVSDIRTTDVRSKEACINQGNHLVENGVVDQFLNANFSAGSGKIFWQSYSGERTIQNVAPHASCSNEVGTHFHSDSGHTIAGEINFSCHGTIDDVCKRPSSDRVSLSLENVPTGGSPNCMISTDGSKEDTPSIKNSNTNIEMPQLHISKSEVNNSYLKPVNMVTSGTWVDTTLRLSFKDPTPTEFTVSGGGSENVGLQGCKDGINDFYQRSSPDVMEANVSVNRTINVGPDGTSPKNQKKRKFSCSQLESTNQLTRLMASYESEGPLSADISELALEVSSNSGNGLMQPEVDTSVCAMNHLFTPDFPPLQKETVPLDNCSVGGYHGTVDSLRDGKQLADATLIMAGSSHQSNSIHIESAEAETMDLDAGEEQDIVDSGTAQCQFPSELRFPDSNERLPRADVENDFQHMKNDLPSMSSYLSSLKDGNEVSTINSSGEAMGFLSDTLSDMDCLETLPDIPGTSHSQLSIEEVVMDQEILLEKHAIQGGSNLSVGTTGSPNTEINSNSNHGVENDFSFSGKNGLLPSQNSRNSTQIANTMSGGHRRKIQPAQAVSKIFPGRSSVVFTASKNTASSTHISKPRTWHRTENPSTLGQPGNKAFSSTAPTQWKFPKKITKFQNTSYIRKGNSLVRKPTTVAAQSQSSHGLSSSVNRMNSLGTDELKKNAGSDTRTGVAEPSNFARTGVTAAFERPRTPPLTCATKLPNHATNSLGDCKSSLPGEPLHNCAVETASDNMNSAVSNGVLKSSENAIVISENPITQTGQINNLDCHNELNGGSAVSSNANNITYVKRKSNQLVAASRPCSPSVRDANNIPGLPSDGYYKRRKNQLVRTSVESHVQPTVIMPDETVNPDGQTPHNITSRRSSSKRRSRKAMTKSCKPSKFSFVWTLHSAQLSNGDDSLHRQKFLPHLFPWKRATYWRSFTPNTATNPSNSSLSTISRKLLLLRKRDTVYTRSKHGFSLRKSKVLSVGGSSLKWSKSIEKRSKKANEEATLAVAEAEKKKREQSDASGAVSGTKNRNCSSHKSVHSINLHPGERIFRIGSFRYKMDSSRRTLQRISDEDSSRSAAFQTEKDSKRPYVPRRLVIGKDEYVRIGNGNQLVRDPKKRTRILASEKVRWSLHTARSRLARKRKYCQFFTRFGKCNKDDGKCPYIHDASKIAVCTKFLNGLCFNSDCKLTHKVIPERMPDCSYYLQGLCTNKNCPYRHVHVNPNASTCEGFLRGYCADGNECRKKHSYVCPAYEATGSCPQGSKCKLHHPKNRSKGKKSKQSREKKNALGRYFGSMHTSVSEPGTALPGTYSAQDNSKVYIGGSIGDYISLDDGEAARETIYLADEQASFSEGDPLDLQLVELDELIKPIRIMT, from the exons ATGGATCCTCGCTCTCCTTACATTCACCATACCAGGTACGTTCCTCGCCATCCTCAACCTCCGCCTCCTGCTCCGCCTCAACCTCAACCTCAGCCTCAGCCTCAGCCTCAATCGCATCCTCATCCTGATCATCCTTTCCCCAATAATCCTAATGTCTATGCACCTCACCATTCTAGCCTCCTCACTGCACCTCCTCCTCTCCGACCACAACCGCGTCCTCCTCCTCCACAACCTTCCTACCACTCTCTCCCTGCACCACCTCAATTCAATCCTCATAATTCCCAATTCTCCTACAATCCTAATTCATTTAATTCTAATCACCCCAGATCACACCCTGATGTTCATAATTTCCCCCAATCGCCTCGCTTTATGCACCACAAACCTTTCGACGATGATCTTCCGCGTCGATTACCTGATTATATACGTGATGACAGACCTGATTTGTGGGACTCACCTAGGTTTTTGCCAGATAGATGGCCCTCTAGACCCTACCCTCCTGCTAACTTGGAGGCGGACTCATATCGCCGCCCTCTAGATAACCAGCCCATGTCTCCTGTGAAGATTAGGCGTGAATTAGAAGGTAATTCTAGGTTTGTAGGGGAACATAAACAGAGAGAAGAACATATACTCGGTCGTGGTGATGACAATTATCATCGTCGGGGTCAATTTGGATCCACTTCAAATAGGTCTTCAAGGGATTTTCGAATGGTATCGAATCAAATGAATCACAGTTCTCCTGGTGATAATCTGCGCGGTTTGCCCTATGATGATGGAATGGACGAGAATCAGAGATGGGTACATGACAGAGAGGTTAACGAAGATGCGCATTTTTCCTTTATTGAAAGGGGGAGTAATGAAATTGGTGACGCTGCTGGAATTCGAGTTGCCGCTGGGAAACGTGAGCATTATAGGTGCAGAGAAGTGAATGCACAGTTGGAAAGACATAGTAGTAAGGGAAGTAGAGAGGATAATTATGAGTTTAGTCGCATTTCAAGGAAGCCCCCGCAAAAAAAGAGTGTTCTTCTTAGGATTCAAAAGCCTAATTATAGGAACAGAGAGGATGAAAGGTTGCATTATTTGGGTTATTTGGATGATAACAAATATAGTTCTTTTAGGGGTAAAGAACAAAATATGTATCAGAATCATGACATGGAAGAGCAAGTTAGAGAGGGAAGCCCTGTAGAACTTGATGTGTCTTTCAAGTCTAATTCACTGGTAGCGAAGGCTATTGCTACTCCAAGTTCTGCAGGTGTTTCTGATTTGCACGTGACGCCTAGGAATGAGAAAGTAAGGAAAGTATTGATCCTTAATAAGGATAGTTCAGGTTCATCAGCAATTAAACCCAGTGCAGGTACAGGAAAATTAGAAAATGCTGCATTAGCAACAACTTCCAGTTCGGACAAGGACCTACTACAGCCCAAAGTGGAAGCTGCAGCTTCTGGTATTGGTAATGTGCATGATAGTAGTTCACTGCCTGGTTCCAGTGGGACTATAACCTCAGTTGAAAATAGTAAACTGGAGACATCTACTAAGAGTTCTGTGTCAAATAAAGGGGGAACTAATGTTATTTCTGGTAAAACATCTTCTCTCAAGGttgcaaagaagaaaaaaatagtGAAGAGAGTAGTGAAAAAAGTTGTAAATCCTTTGAGTTCTTCAAGTTCCCAGCCAACTACAAAGTGTGATGGATCTCTGACAGCAGATGGCTTTGCCTATGGTCTACCTGCATCTTCTGAACCTGAAAAGAGTGTTGCTGAAGCTTCAGTTGACATTGTCATTCCACAGCCTCACTCAAATGAAACAATTATGATGCCTGATACTGAGAATGACAGAGTTGAGAGATTTGCTAAGATCATGGTATCTGACAATGACACAATTACTGATTCTGGTGGATTGTGTGTACCTAATATAAAGAGAAAGAGGAGCCATTCATCTTCTCCTCTGGGTTCTTCTGGTCGCAAAGAAAGCAAAATCAATGAGAAAATGGCAAATGGTAATTCTGCCAACTACTTGCATGTCTCAAGTACTGACAAGGATTTTGGTAAATTGCTAGATGGAACTGCTAGTTCTGACATTGATAGTCTTGAACCCGCCAGCAAGCAACTTTGTCTGGATGCAGACTCATTATTGCTTGAGAATAATGCAGCAAGTGGATCTCCCAAGGATTTGGAAATGAAAACTCATTCTGCTAAAGGCAATACTGATTTTGGTTTCTTAAGTTCTGAGGAAATTAAGATTCATGAGGGCCCTGCAAGTTCATGTAATACGACCTTGGGGTGTGAGTCTGACAGTGGTTTAATATCGGATGGAGTTACAGTTTCAGACATTAGGACGACAGATGTTAGAAGCAAGGAGGCTTGTATAAATCAGGGTAATCATTTAGTGGAGAATGGTGTTGTAGATCAGTTTCTAAATGCTAATTTTTCTGCAGGAAGTGGCAAAATTTTCTGGCAATCATATTCAGGTGAAAGGACAATTCAGAATGTTGCCCCACATGCGAGCTGTTCCAATGAAGTAGGTACTCATTTTCATTCTGACAGTGGTCATACTATTGCAGGAGAAATTAATTTTTCCTGCCATGGGACTATTGATGATGTTTGCAAGAGGCCATCTTCAGATAGGGTTAGTTTGTCACTTGAGAATGTTCCTACAGGAGGATCACCGAATTGCATGATTTCTACTGATGGCAGCAAGGAGGATACACCTAGCATTAAGAACAGCAATACAAATATTGAAATGCCTCAGTTACATATTTCAAAATCGGAGGTGAATAACTCATATTTAAAGCCTGTAAACATGGTGACCTCTGGAACTTGGGTGGATACAACCTTAAGGCTGTCTTTCAAAGATCCTACTCCAACAGAGTTTACAGTTTCTGGTGGTGGCTCTGAGAATGTTGGGTTGCAAGGTTGTAAAGATGGAATTAATGATTTTTACCAGAGAAGTTCACCGGATGTGATGGAGGCCAATGTGTCAGTTAACAGAACTATTAATGTTGGTCCAGATGGGACATCACCCAAgaatcaaaagaaaagaaaattctcTTGTTCTCAACTGGAGTCGACTAATCAATTGACTCGTTTAATGGCATCTTACGAGTCAGAGGGACCTCTAAGTGCAGACATCTCAGAATTAGCTCTAGAAGTGTCTTCCAATTCTGGCAATGGTCTGATGCAACCAGAAGTTGATACCTCAGTGTGTGCCATGAATCATTTGTTCACTCCTGATTTCCCACCTTTGCAGAAAGAGACTGTACCACTTGATAATTGTTCTGTGGGAGGATATCATGGCACTGTGGATTCACTTAGAGATGGTAAGCAGCTTGCAGATGCAACTCTAATTATGGCTGGAAGTAGTCATCAAAGCAACTCTATTCATATAGAAAGTGCTGAGGCAGAAACAATGGATTTAGATGCTGGAGAAGAACAAGATATTGTTGACAGTGGGACAGCTCAGTGCCAATTTCCTTCAGAACTTCGGTTCCCTGACTCAAATGAAAGATTGCCTAGGGCAGATGTGGAGAATGATTTTCAACATATGAAGAATGATTTACCTTCTATGTCGAGCTATTTGTCTTCATTAAAGGATGGTAATGAAGTTTCTACTATCAACTCTAGTGGTGAAGCTATGGGGTTTTTGTCTGATACTTTATCTGACATGGATTGTCTTGAAACATTGCCTGATATCCCAGGCACATCACACAGCCAACTTTCCATTGAAGAGGTAGTTATGGATCAAGAAATCCTACTTGAGAAGCATGCAATTCAAGGTGGTTCTAATTTATCTGTTGGTACTACTGGTTCACCAAATACTGAAATTAATTCTAACTCCAACCACGGAGTAGAAAATGATTTCTCTTTTAGTGGGAAGAATGGACTTTTGCCATCACAGAATTCCAGAAATAGTACTCAAATTGCGAATACCATGAGTGGAGGGCACAGGAGGAAGATTCAGCCTGCTCAAGCTGTCTCTAAGATTTTTCCAGGTCGCTCATCTGTGGTATTTACTGCTTCAAAAAACACAGCCTCTTCAACCCATATCTCAAAACCTCGAACATGGCACAGAACGGAAAATCCATCTACTTTGGGTCAGCCGGGAAACAAGGCTTTTTCAAGCACTGCTCCTACACAATGGAAATTTCCTAAAAAGATCACAAAGTTCCAGAACACCTCTTACATTCGTAAGGGTAACAGTCTTGTCAGAAAACCTACTACAGTGGCTGCTCAATCCCAGAGTTCTCATGGTTTGAGTTCTTCTGTTAATCGGATGAACTCTTTGGGTACAGATGAACTGAAGAAGAATGCTGGATCTGACACTAGAACAGGTGTTGCTGAGCCATCAAATTTTGCACGAACAGGAGTGACTGCTGCTTTTGAGAGGCCCAGAACACCACCATTAACCTGTGCCACTAAATTGCCAAACCATGCTACCAATTCTTTGGGGGATTGTAAATCTTCCCTGCCAGGAGAGCCTCTTCATAATTGTGCTGTTGAAACTGCATCAGATAATATGAATTCTGCAGTAAGTAATGGTGTGCTAAAGTCTTCTGAGAATGCAATAGTAATTTCAGAAAATCCCATTACTCAAACTGGCCAGATTAACAATTTGGATTGCCATAATGAACTAAACGGTGGGAGTGCAGTGTCTTCAAATGCCAACAATATAACATATGTTAAACGAAAATCAAATCAGTTGGTTGCAGCTTCAAGACCTTGTTCACCGTCTGTTAGAGATGCTAATAATATCCCGGGCTTACCTTCTGATGGCTATTACAAGAGGAGAAAAAATCAGCTGGTTAGGACTTCAGTAGAAAGCCATGTTCAACCAACTGTCATCATGCCTGATGAAACTGTAAATCCTGATGGGCAAACTCCTCATAACATAACTTCCAGAAGAAGTTCGAGTAAGAGACGATCTCGAAAAG CCATGACAAAGTCATGTAAACCTTCAAAGTTCTCTTTCGTCTGGACATTACACAGTGCTCAATTGTCCAATGGTGATGATTCATTGCACCGTCAGAAGTTCTTGCCTCACTTGTTTCCCTGGAAAAGAGCAACATACTGGAGAAGTTTCACGCCAAATACAGCTACCAATCCCAGTAATTCTTCCTTATCAACAATTAG TAGGAAATTGCTTCTATTGAGAAAGAGGGATACTGTTTACACAAGATCAAAACACGGATTTTCACTTCGAAAGTCCAAGGTATTAAGTGTGGGTGGATCTAGTTTAAAATGGTCAAAATCCATTGAAAAGCGATCGAAGAAAGCTAATGAG GAAGCTACCTTGGCAGTTGCTGAAgcagagaagaagaaaagagaacaGAGTGATGCTTCAGGTGCCGTTTCTGGGACAAAGAACAGAAATTGTTCTTCTCATAAGTCAGTTCATAGTATAAATCTGCACCCAG GTGAACGGATATTCAGGATTGGTTCATTTCGCTACAAAATGGATTCCTCAAGGCGGACCCTTCAGAGGATATCGG ATGAAGATTCATCACGTTCGGCTGCTTTTCAAACAGAAAAGGATTCCAAGAGACCTTACGTTCCAAGGAGATTAGTGATTGGCAAAGATGA ATATGTCCGAATTGGCAATGGCAACCAACTTGTTAGAGATCCAAAGAAACGAACACGCATTTTGGCAAGTGAGAAAGTTCGATGGAGTTTGCACACTGCTAGATCACGATTGGCTAGAAAGCGAAAGTATTGTCAATTTTTCACAAGATTTGGGAAATGCAACAAAGATGATGGAAAATGCCCTTACATTCATGATGCCTCCAAAATTGCTGTCTGCACAAAGTTTCTAAATGGTTTATGTTTTAATTCAGACTGCAAATTGACTCACAAG GTGATTCCAGAAAGGATGCCAGATTGCTCTTACTATTTGCAAG GTCTTTGCACCAATAAAAATTGCCCATACAGGCATGTGCATGTGAATCCAAATGCATCTACTTGTGAAGGATTTTTGAGGGGATATTGTGCCGATGGCAATGAG TGTCGGAAGAAGCACAGCTACGTCTGCCCCGCATATGAAGCAACAGGATCCTGTCCTCAAGGGTCGAAATGCAAGCTTCATCATCCCAAAAACAGAAGCAAGGGAAAGAAAAGCAAGCAatcaagagagaagaagaatgcCCTAGGGCGATACTTTGGTTCAATGCATACAAGTGTTTCTGAACCTGGAACTGCACTGCCTGGAACATACTCAGCACAAGATAATTCCAAGGTTTATATTGGAGGAAGCATTGGTGACTATATCAGCCTTGACGATGGTGAAGCAGCCAGAGAAACTATCTATTTAGCGGATGAGCAAGCATCCTTCAGTGAGGGTGATCCTTTGGACTTGCAATTAGTTGAGCTTGATGAGCTAATTAAACCAATTCGCATAATGACTTAA